One window of the bacterium genome contains the following:
- a CDS encoding glycosyltransferase family 2 protein: MTISVVINTLNAEKYLEECLDSFKNFDEIVLCDMYSTDKTIEIAQKFGCKIVYHEKIGYVEPARNFAISQASGDWIFVVDADEIVPVKLVDFLKNFAKEQEKNNFQYTTAAIPRKNWFFGKFVKGDWAVDRQIRFFKRGCVSWKNEIHLFPKVDGQIYEIPSENEDLAMLHYQCDSISDLVNKTNIYTDFEVKKWIDSYYEFSIPSLLFKPFGVFLRMYFRQGGYKDGMHGFILALVRGFLYRFLIIVKIWEYNKNNKLN; this comes from the coding sequence ATGACAATAAGTGTAGTAATAAATACGCTGAATGCTGAAAAATATTTGGAAGAATGCTTAGACTCATTTAAAAACTTTGATGAAATTGTCTTATGCGATATGTACAGTACTGATAAAACAATCGAAATAGCTCAAAAATTCGGTTGTAAAATTGTTTATCATGAAAAAATCGGCTATGTTGAACCAGCACGAAATTTTGCAATTTCTCAAGCTTCAGGAGATTGGATATTTGTAGTTGATGCAGATGAAATTGTTCCTGTAAAACTTGTAGACTTTCTGAAAAACTTTGCAAAAGAGCAGGAAAAAAATAATTTTCAATACACAACAGCCGCAATTCCTCGAAAAAATTGGTTCTTTGGAAAATTTGTAAAAGGTGATTGGGCTGTAGACAGACAAATACGTTTTTTTAAAAGAGGGTGCGTAAGCTGGAAAAACGAGATTCATCTTTTTCCGAAAGTAGACGGGCAAATATATGAAATTCCCTCAGAAAATGAAGATTTGGCAATGCTCCACTATCAATGTGATTCGATAAGTGATTTGGTTAATAAAACCAATATTTATACAGATTTTGAAGTAAAAAAATGGATTGATTCCTATTATGAATTTTCGATTCCAAGTTTATTATTCAAACCGTTTGGTGTTTTTTTAAGAATGTATTTCAGGCAGGGCGGTTATAAGGACGGAATGCACGGTTTCATCCTTGCTTTAGTCAGGGGTTTCTTGTATAGATTTCTTATTATTGTTAAGATATGGGAATATAATAAAAACAATAAACTGAATTAG